From a single Sphingosinicellaceae bacterium genomic region:
- a CDS encoding helix-turn-helix domain-containing protein: protein MLMAQRLSDPMPIHEQAARLQLSTRHVERLFQGVVGAKPRAVYRRMRLRHAHWMLANTCHSITAIAIDTGFSDGAHFSRQFKEMTGVSPSAARQSLGDGEACRPDPAFAQFDGFELERQDSDAAAPDGRRAHSFPWGETATRTLSPNAGERPGCIIDKQNRRSVRTHAGREFDDVSDDAADFGCAHILKGNSNAQPGLVTQ from the coding sequence GTGCTGATGGCGCAGCGCCTGTCCGATCCGATGCCGATCCACGAGCAGGCGGCGCGCCTGCAGCTTTCGACCCGCCACGTCGAACGACTGTTCCAGGGCGTTGTCGGGGCCAAGCCGCGGGCCGTGTATCGGCGGATGCGCCTACGCCACGCGCACTGGATGCTGGCAAACACTTGCCACTCGATCACCGCGATCGCGATCGACACCGGCTTTTCGGACGGCGCGCACTTCTCGCGCCAGTTCAAGGAAATGACGGGCGTCAGTCCGAGTGCAGCGCGTCAATCACTCGGCGACGGCGAAGCCTGCCGACCCGACCCGGCCTTCGCCCAGTTCGACGGCTTCGAACTCGAGCGCCAGGATAGTGACGCGGCCGCCCCGGACGGCCGGCGCGCCCACTCGTTCCCGTGGGGGGAAACCGCAACCCGGACACTGTCGCCCAATGCAGGCGAACGGCCGGGATGCATAATCGACAAGCAGAACCGACGGAGTGTCCGCACTCACGCCGGCAGGGAGTTCGACGACGTGAGCGACGACGCGGCTGATTTCGGCTGCGCACACATTCTTAAGGGGAATTCCAATGCGCAACCGGGCCTTGTTACTCAATAG
- a CDS encoding carnitine 3-dehydrogenase — protein sequence MVTARDIRTVALVGGGVIGAGWAARFLLNGLDVALFDPDPEVERKTLAVIDNARRAQNRLMPGLLPPEGKIRFADSIRNAVEGADFVQESLPEREDLKMRLLGEIDAAAPADVVIGSSTSGLLPTRLQQGLAHPERFIVGHPFNPVYLLPLVELCGGAQTVDSTREIAAALYERCGMKPLHVRVEIDGFIADRLLEALWREALWLVNDGIATTAEIDDAIRYGAGLRWSFMGTFLTYRLAGGEAGMRHFLGQFGPALKLPWTKLVAPELTDELTDLVSNQSDEQAGGIDLRTYERLRDDCLVDVIAALRINDFAAGAVAKLHGDRLAAAAPAPQMLDLQRPLPLLATSVDAAWIDYNDHMTEWAYLKLFGDTTDRLLALVGAGSAYVKAGNSFYTVETHIRHLGQARLGDPVRVTTQMLGADAKRLHVFHTMLGADDTPIATAEQMLLHVDAASGRSCPALPEIADKVGQLMAAHAVVAAPEGTGRRIAMPTPATSPPLQAMAG from the coding sequence CTGGTGACCGCGCGCGATATCCGCACCGTCGCCCTCGTCGGCGGCGGCGTCATCGGCGCCGGCTGGGCCGCGCGCTTCCTGCTCAACGGGCTGGATGTCGCGCTGTTCGACCCCGATCCGGAGGTCGAGCGCAAGACGTTGGCGGTGATCGACAACGCGCGTCGGGCGCAGAATCGCCTGATGCCCGGGCTGCTGCCTCCCGAGGGCAAGATACGGTTCGCCGACTCGATCCGAAACGCCGTCGAGGGCGCCGACTTCGTGCAGGAGAGCCTGCCCGAGCGCGAAGACCTGAAAATGCGCCTGCTGGGCGAGATCGACGCTGCCGCTCCCGCCGACGTGGTGATCGGGTCGTCAACCTCCGGGCTCTTGCCGACACGACTCCAGCAGGGGCTGGCGCACCCCGAACGCTTCATCGTCGGGCACCCATTCAACCCGGTATACCTGCTGCCGCTGGTCGAGCTTTGCGGCGGCGCGCAGACCGTCGACAGCACTCGCGAGATCGCCGCGGCGCTGTACGAGCGCTGCGGGATGAAGCCGCTGCATGTCCGCGTCGAGATCGACGGCTTCATCGCCGACCGGCTGCTTGAGGCGCTGTGGCGCGAGGCGCTGTGGCTGGTCAACGACGGCATCGCCACCACCGCCGAGATCGACGACGCGATCCGCTACGGTGCCGGCCTGCGCTGGTCGTTCATGGGGACGTTCCTGACCTATCGGCTGGCGGGCGGCGAGGCCGGCATGCGCCACTTCCTCGGCCAGTTCGGCCCGGCGCTCAAGCTGCCGTGGACCAAGCTGGTCGCGCCGGAGCTGACCGACGAACTGACAGACTTGGTCTCCAACCAGTCCGACGAGCAAGCCGGCGGCATCGACCTCCGCACCTACGAGCGGCTGCGCGACGATTGCCTCGTCGACGTGATCGCGGCGCTGCGAATCAACGACTTCGCGGCCGGTGCCGTCGCCAAGCTGCACGGCGACCGGCTCGCGGCAGCAGCGCCCGCACCGCAGATGCTCGACCTGCAGCGTCCACTGCCGCTGCTGGCGACCAGCGTCGATGCGGCGTGGATCGACTACAACGACCACATGACCGAGTGGGCCTATCTGAAGCTGTTCGGCGACACCACCGACCGGCTGCTGGCGCTGGTCGGTGCCGGCTCGGCCTATGTGAAAGCGGGCAACAGCTTCTACACGGTCGAGACGCACATCCGCCACCTCGGCCAAGCGCGCCTCGGCGATCCGGTGCGGGTGACGACGCAGATGCTCGGCGCCGACGCCAAGCGGCTGCACGTGTTCCACACCATGCTCGGTGCGGACGACACTCCGATCGCGACCGCCGAGCAGATGTTGCTGCACGTCGATGCCGCGTCGGGCCGCTCCTGTCCGGCACTGCCCGAAATCGCCGATAAGGTTGGCCAGCTCATGGCAGCCCACGCGGTTGTTGCCGCGCCCGAAGGCACGGGGCGGCGGATTGCAATGCCGACGCCCGCGACCTCGCCCCCTCTGCAGGCGATGGCAGGCTGA
- a CDS encoding 3-keto-5-aminohexanoate cleavage protein: MNFETFITCAVTGSGETADKHPGLPVTPEQIAAAAIEAAEAGAAIAHIHVRDPATGKGTRDPALYREVVERIKASGVDVIINLTAGMGGDLIFGPGETPLPLDPAGTDMVGPLERLVHVAELLPEICTLDCGTMNFSAGDYVMTNTPGMLRTMAARVQELGVRPELEVFDTGHLVFVKQLIREGLLDDPVMIQLCMGIPYGAPDDPLTTMAMVKQLPANCIFSGFSIGRYQMPYVAMAALAGGNVRVGLEDNIYLGRGELATNGQLVSRARQILEGMGARILGPAEVRDKLKLVKRW, encoded by the coding sequence GTGAACTTCGAGACCTTCATTACCTGCGCAGTGACCGGCTCCGGCGAGACCGCCGACAAGCATCCGGGGCTGCCCGTCACGCCCGAGCAGATCGCCGCCGCCGCCATCGAAGCCGCAGAGGCCGGTGCTGCCATCGCCCACATCCACGTCCGTGACCCCGCCACCGGCAAGGGCACGCGCGACCCGGCGCTGTACCGGGAGGTCGTCGAGCGCATCAAGGCGTCCGGCGTCGACGTCATCATCAACCTGACCGCGGGCATGGGCGGCGACCTGATCTTCGGCCCCGGCGAGACCCCGCTGCCGCTCGATCCGGCCGGCACCGACATGGTCGGCCCGCTCGAGCGGCTGGTGCATGTCGCGGAATTGCTGCCCGAGATTTGTACGCTCGACTGCGGCACGATGAACTTCTCGGCCGGCGACTACGTCATGACCAACACGCCCGGCATGCTGCGCACGATGGCGGCGCGGGTGCAGGAGCTCGGCGTGCGGCCCGAACTCGAAGTGTTCGACACCGGCCACCTGGTCTTCGTCAAGCAGTTGATCAGGGAGGGCCTGCTCGACGATCCCGTGATGATCCAGCTGTGCATGGGCATCCCCTACGGCGCACCCGACGACCCGCTAACGACGATGGCGATGGTCAAGCAGCTGCCCGCCAACTGCATTTTCAGCGGCTTCTCGATCGGACGCTACCAGATGCCGTACGTGGCAATGGCGGCGCTGGCCGGCGGCAACGTCCGCGTTGGGCTGGAGGACAACATCTATCTCGGGCGCGGCGAACTCGCGACCAACGGGCAGCTCGTCAGCCGGGCGCGCCAGATCCTCGAGGGCATGGGCGCCCGCATCCTCGGCCCCGCCGAAGTCCGCGACAAGCTCAAGCTGGTGAAGCGCTGGTGA
- a CDS encoding GlxA family transcriptional regulator has translation MEQIESYAFFLVPGFSAMAFFSAIEPLRVANRLSPHTLFAWRLFSSDGGAVEASNGMRVMVDGPLDETAAILTICAGFEPKQGERPGLLAALRRMARAGAVLGAMDTGAYALARAGLIDDCKVTLHWEAVPAFREEFPNIRVSDELFEFHDRFFTCAGGTAALDMMLDMIGRHHGAGLAAAVSEQFIHDRIRSPSDRQRLAPATRLGTRDSRVLAIVEQMDRHIEHPLDLAELARSARITRRQMERLFDVHLAVGPAAYYRGLRLERARTLVRDTDLALIEVAMATGFTSESSLSRAYRQRFDRPPSADRQPMSHAFKHRPAG, from the coding sequence ATGGAACAAATCGAAAGCTACGCCTTCTTTCTCGTTCCCGGTTTCTCGGCGATGGCGTTCTTTTCGGCGATCGAGCCGTTGCGGGTCGCCAACCGGCTGTCGCCGCACACGCTGTTTGCGTGGCGGCTGTTCTCCAGCGACGGCGGTGCGGTTGAGGCGTCGAACGGCATGCGTGTCATGGTCGATGGGCCGCTCGATGAAACCGCCGCGATCCTGACGATCTGTGCCGGCTTCGAGCCGAAGCAGGGCGAACGGCCGGGGCTGCTCGCAGCGCTGCGCCGCATGGCCCGAGCCGGTGCTGTACTCGGCGCGATGGACACCGGGGCCTACGCGCTGGCGCGCGCCGGGCTGATCGACGACTGCAAGGTGACGTTGCACTGGGAGGCAGTGCCGGCATTCCGCGAGGAGTTTCCCAACATCCGCGTTTCGGACGAGTTGTTCGAGTTCCACGACCGCTTCTTCACCTGCGCCGGGGGCACCGCGGCGCTCGACATGATGCTCGACATGATCGGCCGCCACCACGGTGCCGGCCTGGCTGCCGCGGTCTCCGAGCAATTCATCCACGACCGCATCCGCAGCCCCAGCGACCGCCAGCGGCTGGCTCCGGCGACGCGCCTCGGCACGCGGGACTCGAGGGTGCTGGCGATCGTCGAGCAGATGGACCGGCACATCGAGCATCCGCTCGATCTGGCCGAACTAGCGCGGAGTGCGAGGATCACGCGCCGCCAGATGGAGCGCCTGTTCGACGTCCACCTGGCCGTGGGCCCGGCCGCTTATTACCGCGGCCTGCGGCTGGAGCGCGCCCGGACGCTGGTGCGGGACACTGACCTCGCCCTCATCGAAGTCGCGATGGCGACCGGCTTCACGTCGGAAAGCTCACTGTCGCGCGCCTACCGTCAGCGCTTCGACCGCCCGCCGAGCGCCGACCGCCAGCCGATGTCGCATGCGTTCAAGCACCGCCCCGCCGGATAA
- a CDS encoding cytosine permease yields the protein MQLVESRSIDYVPLAERHGKVWHLWPIWFTGDAHLATLATGALAIPLGLSFAWAAVAILSGVALGTFFMSFHSSQGPELGLPQMIQSRPQFGYRGALLVWVVALVTYIGYNAFNQVLIGATMEHLIGAKPIVTIVLFTLLSLVVAVCGYDWIHRAQRMLAGVMITALTLFTIGAMILVDKHLFTDFSNFKSTPFLIQFFAAAAYQLSWSIYVSDYSRYLPRDVGVRASFWWTFLGAYIGGAWMMIVGALAAALFPALQLIAAVRSAGDAMYPNFGIVLLVVSSFAMLTATSLNLYGASLTLLSIVDSFRKIALNGRARLIALAVAAIASTSLAATASDDLRTQFEHLLAILIYLFTPWTAINLVDFFIVRRGHYSIREIFNPDGIYGRWNWRGLSAYAIGFVSMIPFFSTGFYRGPMAALLGGADISMLVGLPVSAIAYLVACRSLDLVAERKVVDVADQGLEAEALATAAPARHLWGLEA from the coding sequence ATGCAGCTCGTCGAAAGTCGCTCTATCGATTACGTGCCGCTCGCCGAGCGCCACGGCAAGGTCTGGCACCTGTGGCCGATCTGGTTCACCGGCGACGCGCATCTGGCGACTTTGGCAACCGGCGCGCTGGCGATCCCGCTCGGCCTGTCGTTCGCCTGGGCTGCGGTCGCGATCCTGTCGGGCGTCGCACTCGGCACCTTCTTCATGTCGTTCCACTCGAGCCAGGGGCCCGAACTCGGCCTGCCGCAGATGATCCAGTCGCGCCCGCAGTTCGGCTACCGCGGCGCATTGCTGGTCTGGGTCGTCGCGCTGGTGACGTACATCGGGTACAATGCCTTCAACCAGGTGCTGATCGGCGCGACGATGGAGCATCTGATCGGTGCCAAGCCGATCGTCACCATCGTGCTGTTCACCCTGTTGTCGCTGGTCGTCGCGGTCTGCGGCTACGACTGGATCCACCGCGCCCAGCGGATGCTGGCGGGCGTGATGATCACCGCGCTGACGCTGTTCACGATCGGCGCGATGATCCTGGTCGACAAGCACCTGTTCACCGACTTCTCCAACTTCAAGTCGACGCCGTTCCTGATCCAGTTTTTCGCCGCCGCAGCCTACCAGCTGAGCTGGTCGATCTATGTCTCCGACTACTCGCGCTACCTGCCGCGCGACGTCGGCGTGCGCGCGTCGTTCTGGTGGACGTTCCTCGGGGCCTACATCGGCGGCGCGTGGATGATGATCGTCGGGGCGCTCGCGGCGGCGCTGTTCCCGGCGCTCCAGCTGATCGCCGCGGTGCGGTCGGCGGGGGACGCGATGTACCCGAACTTCGGCATCGTGCTGCTGGTGGTGTCGTCGTTCGCGATGCTGACCGCGACCAGCCTCAACCTGTACGGCGCGTCGCTGACGCTGCTCAGCATCGTCGACAGCTTTCGCAAGATCGCTTTGAACGGCCGCGCCCGGCTGATCGCGTTGGCGGTCGCGGCGATCGCCAGCACCTCGCTCGCCGCGACCGCCAGCGACGACCTGCGGACGCAGTTCGAGCATCTGCTGGCGATCCTGATCTACCTGTTCACGCCGTGGACGGCGATCAACCTCGTCGACTTCTTTATCGTCCGGCGCGGTCACTATTCGATCCGCGAGATCTTCAACCCCGACGGCATCTATGGGCGCTGGAATTGGCGCGGCCTGTCGGCCTACGCGATCGGCTTCGTCTCGATGATCCCGTTCTTCTCGACCGGCTTCTACCGCGGCCCGATGGCGGCGCTGCTCGGCGGTGCTGACATCTCGATGCTGGTCGGCCTGCCGGTGTCGGCGATCGCCTATCTCGTCGCGTGTCGGTCGCTCGACCTGGTCGCGGAACGGAAGGTCGTCGACGTCGCCGATCAGGGCCTCGAAGCCGAGGCCCTTGCGACGGCAGCGCCCGCCAGGCATTTATGGGGTCTCGAAGCATGA